In Vulpes lagopus strain Blue_001 chromosome 15, ASM1834538v1, whole genome shotgun sequence, the sequence TCATTCCTTCAGAAGGCTCATAACagataatttaaataagataagCTCTTTTCaactatttaaactattttagaaTCCTGTCCTTACAATTGTCTCTTGCTGCCTTTAGGGCCTCATTACAGGTCCAATAGCTGAGTGTCCTCTTagccatatagaaaaaaaagattctcagaaACTAAATTTCAATGGCCAAATAGCTGGACAATGGGGAGACCACGGAGAACAATATACATTATTCAAATCATTGATTTGTAGTGTTGTAATTATAACAACAAATCACCCAACAGCGAAATGCAGGGACTAGGTGATTTGGGGTGATTAGTCATTGAAACTGAAAATGGGAGACAAAGAAGTGAGATTCATGTGAGGAATGGAAtgacttgtttttttctgttgttttgttttgtttttgcttgcgtacatatatatgtgtatgtaacaATGTAATAATTTCCTTCTGTAATTGAAGTCAGAGTGTATGGAAATAAAAACTCCATTCCCAAACCTCTATTACAAGAACAGTAGATATACATGGTGCAGATATTTAGATTTCCCTTAGACATACATTGTAAAAAGTTTTCAGATAATTTCCTCCAGGTAGATAAAGAATTACATTCCTAATacattctctttgtttctgaatATATTACACAAGTAGCAAAGAAAACCCAAGACACATTGACAAGAGCTGCCCAAGCTAACAAGTAAGGAAATAGCTAAGATTTTTTGAGTTGTCCTTAGGGAAGCTGTGCCATAAGACACTCTTGGTAAGAAAGCAGATAAAGAATGAGAGCAGAAAGGAGCTGGACAGGAGTACTAGACAAGAGGGCAACACTTATCACTCTGTAGCCTAAAATAACTGGCTATGTTTCCAGTAAGTATATTCACTTTGCaaaacttttcttctctctttctccgcCTTCATATAAGCACAGGACAAGTTTGAAATTCCATATTGTAAGATCCATTTGGCATTGTtagtcataaaatattaaaagattgaATATAATAACTACACTCAGATAAGAAAGTATATAAGGTGATTGAAGACATACCTATCtgttggaaattttttaaaaattattttaaaaatcaattactaaaaaaaataaaaataaaaataaataaaaagcaattactTTAAAACTCAATTACGCATATTTAGTCAGCTAATATCCAAATTGTGCTTAAATAAAGCATtcaacataaacattttttttaaaaattttagttatttagatGAAAGAGAACAGCTAAAGATCTATTGAGAATATGGACACTGTTCTGTTCTCTGAACCTGGtatataaaaaattgtgaataaaTTAATTGTTGGGAAAAATAATTACTGGCATATTTCTGAATTGCCTATCACATGAATTATATGACAAAACACTGACAGCTAATCACCAATCATTGAGCAATtaagaaatggcaaaaaaaaagtactaagtaatttataaatatctcttgtatttttcaaatgatgaaaatctaacaattttcattttgagataaGAAACCAaagcttaggggatccctgggtggcgcagcggtttggtgcctgcctttggcccagggcgcgatcctggagacccgggatcgaatcccacatcaggctcccggtgcatggagcctgcttctccctccgcctgtgtctctgcctctctctctctctgtgactatcataaataaattaaaaattaaaaaaaaaaaaaaagaaaccaaagcttaGGGATATTTAGTAATTGATCACATAATTAGAATGTTGCACAACTGGGATTTATAATATTCAGTTTGATTCTGAAtctgatgcttttaaaaattgtattgcCCAATCCTTTTCAAATTCATCccaaaaactgaagaggagggaacatttcctaactcattctatgaagccagcattattaCCCTGCtgccaaagccagacaaagacattacaagaaaaggatATTACAGACCAATATACAGGCATCCTTCCTTTTATTGTGCTCTGCTTTATTGAAATTTGCAGATAatgcagtttttttgttttttgtttttttttttaacaaactgaaggtttgtggcaGCTGGAAGTTGAGCTGTGTTTATTGTAGCCATATATATgagaagtttttttctttgtttgttctttattgttCTTTATTCCACTTTTGACTTTAGCTTTGGCAATGTACCCTTCTTTAGAGAAAAGTCTGTGTTTTTACAGAATATTCAGCTGTGATGGATTGTTATTTTATTAGATGCTTGTTGGGTTGCTGATAAGGGAAGATGGATAGAATATGAAAGGATATAAATAATCTTCTAATTAAATCTTAGTGCATCTGTTATTACTGGGTCTGTTCCGCAGAGCTCTGACCTTCACAGGGATTCCTACAATGGTCTTCCTCCCTGTCTGCAACCATCAGACTGCTTGCTTTATTTCCTCCCTACTGTAGCATTCCCAATCTATTGAATTGTGGTCCCTTTCCCTCTTAGATGAGATGGAAAGTCTGAAGGATCTGgacagaatttccttccctcAACTGAGATAAGGTTGTGGCAGTCTTTTTCCTCAAAGCAATTGGTCCATGTTATACCTCTAGGTATTTTTCACAATGGTTACCCTTTCTTAGGGGTTCAGAAAAGGGAGAAatgtttactgaaaaaaaaagaaatgtggtaaaaataataagctttatataaacatttttgttgaTTCAGACAGATAtggagaataaaatttattttattcagtattgGGAATACTGATCTAAATGTTTCTCTTGGGTATTTACTTCTTGCCTTCTTCTAAGGAGATATTGAAATTTCACTCAGTTAAGCTGAGTCTCACTCCCTGTAAAGATCTGCGAATTCCAAAAAAGCAGCCATTTACCCATCTCAATCCCAGGGACCCACACACTTAGCCTGCAGTGACCAAGTGGAATCTCTCACTTGCATCAGCCACCAAGAGGGAATACTGGCCTCCAGGGAGCCCAGGTCCACCTGCCCCACACAATACACTTCATTCAACATTCAACATCATAAATCTGAGCATTCTCACTCCCTGTGCCATAAGAACTGGTGACATGACAACGTTCGGGGACTGACTCAGAAGCAGCAGAACAGGAGCAGACCTGCACTCCCAATAGCTTTTGCCACTGTCATTTGCTGGGCGTCCTACAAGTGGCTTGCTCAGAGGGACTTAAAGTGAATGAACTTAATGTTCTAATTTGCCTAAAGTGGTCAGGACATTGATTTGCTTCTACAACCGACCACCTACTCTCAAGGAGCTTCTCTGTGAAGTCATCTTGTGCTGTAGCTTCTCCTGCAGAGTGGACCTTCCATGCGATGCTGCAATTAGTTTTACCTGGGCTACAATGTGAGTAGCTGGATTATACTCCACTGTTCTCACACACAGTAGACAATTTGACAAAACTTGTTAGTAAGTATCAATCTTATCTTGAAAATCACCTTCACATTAGCATGTCTGCTTCTTCTGCTTCCATTATCAATTCCTCCATATTCATTCTCACTGGCTTCCCTGGCCTAGACCAGTACTACCCCTGGTTTtcaattcccttttcttttgtcTATGCTATGGTCTTTCTGGGAAACTGCCTGGTGCTGCACGTGATCAGGACTGAGCCGAGCCTGCACCAGCCCATGTTCTACTTCCTGGCCATGCTGGCCCTCACCGACCTGTGCATGGGGCTGTCCACAGTGCACACGGTGCTGGGGGTCTTGTGGGGGCTCAATCAAGAAGTCAGTCAGGATGCCTGCATTGCCCAAACTTACTTCATCCATGGTCTGTCCTTCATAGAGTCTGGAGTCCTTCTTGCCATGGCCTTTGATCGCTTCACTGCAATCTGCAATCCTCTGCGCTACACATCCATCCTGACCAACAGTAGAGTCATTCATTTCATGGTGACCATTCTGATGAGGGCTGCTTTGTCCATTCTCCCGGTCATCATTCGCCTGAAGTTCTTCCATTACTGCCGcccccacatcctctcccactCTTTCTGCCTGCACCAGGACCTACTCCGGCTGGCCTGCTCTGACATCCGCTTCAACAGCTTCTATGCCCTGGCTCTGGTGATTTGTGCCTTGCTGTTGGATGCTGTGCTCATTCTCATCTCCTACGTTCTCATCTTGCACACAGTGCTGGCGATTGCATCCCAGGAGGAGAGGCTCAAGTCCTTGCAGACCTGTGTGTCCCACATCTGTGCTGTCCTGGTCTTTTACATCCCCATCATTGGCCTCACCATGGTGCACCGCTTTGGAAAGCATCTCTCACCTTCTGTTCATGTCCTTATGGGCAATATCTATATTCTTTTCCCACCCCTGATGAATCCCATCATTTACAGTGTAAAGACCCAGCAGATCCGGGGCAGGATGAAGAAGTGGTTTTCCCTGAAAATGTAGTAGAACCTTTGGATTTTATTAGTTAGAATGTTTTAAGGGCAAAAAAGTAATGCTACTTCCCATGAGTGCAACAGCTTGCAATCTGAATAATAATTTCTATAGCATTTTGTTATTTAATGAggattttaatattaaagaaCTTAAGAGGCTTTCTAATGCAAGAGGCAAAATAGAACTGAGTTTTCCTAATACACATTCCAGAGGCTCTGAAAGTCTGCTGTAGGGTAATATATCTGTCATGGACATGAGAATACCTATCTTTGCATCTTATTGACATGTTCTTAAAGCATGGTTGCCATACGAAGACTATGGCCCTCagttcattaatattttcattccatttatacACACATCTACCTAAAATTCTGAGAGCATGTCTATTGTTTAGATTACTCAAGTAACAATCCATATagcaaaatattataatatagtgattctggactttttcttcttcctaggGGTGAGGTGAGAGGCAAGCAAATGTATGATATTGAGTCTTCCTCCCACTCTATTACTTTTTCCCTATTAGAGatttaatacaaatttattaaagGGCTTGtggaataaaaagatatataatccttctattccaaagattttattctttttttattattgaatcattttgttgtatacctgaaactactCTAAGACTATATAATTAATTAGTTTCCATGCTTTGATGATGTGAACCTCTTGCATACAAATTTTTCACCTTACACTTTTTATGGCTATTCTATCATTAGGCTTTCTTTGTgccatttatattctttataaagTCTATAGAGAAGAGTTTACAAACTACTGCAAGAGTATGATTGACGACTGATGATTGCTCTTTTAGAGCAATGAttgtgaaaatggaaataagataaGGGACATGGTGATATTTAGGATCTATGAGCACACCTAATAACTGCCTGTGCCTTGGTGAACAGAGAGTAGTTTCCTAGTTGATGCTCAAGT encodes:
- the LOC121476146 gene encoding olfactory receptor 51V1-like — encoded protein: MSASSASIINSSIFILTGFPGLDQYYPWFSIPFSFVYAMVFLGNCLVLHVIRTEPSLHQPMFYFLAMLALTDLCMGLSTVHTVLGVLWGLNQEVSQDACIAQTYFIHGLSFIESGVLLAMAFDRFTAICNPLRYTSILTNSRVIHFMVTILMRAALSILPVIIRLKFFHYCRPHILSHSFCLHQDLLRLACSDIRFNSFYALALVICALLLDAVLILISYVLILHTVLAIASQEERLKSLQTCVSHICAVLVFYIPIIGLTMVHRFGKHLSPSVHVLMGNIYILFPPLMNPIIYSVKTQQIRGRMKKWFSLKM